Proteins encoded by one window of Streptomyces sp. NBC_01477:
- a CDS encoding NUDIX hydrolase — protein sequence MSDAQAVRDAAVVVARDDDGLVALLSAHFPAHRGDYLFLPGGRREAGETPEECARRELREESGITAKAWCPLGSYALTVSSPARVHLYEARDLTCGPQELTPTEQDFKLTWWPMADALHAATHGRFLLPAGPLALFLADRATCCTPRHQPLGDRAGPKGRGGVGSDLASERGRAGAADRTGVADCLA from the coding sequence ATGAGCGATGCCCAAGCCGTCCGCGACGCGGCCGTCGTCGTAGCACGGGACGACGACGGCCTCGTAGCTCTCCTCAGCGCCCACTTCCCAGCCCACCGGGGCGACTACCTCTTCCTTCCCGGCGGCCGGAGGGAAGCCGGCGAGACGCCCGAGGAATGCGCGCGGCGCGAGTTGCGCGAGGAGTCCGGCATCACCGCCAAGGCGTGGTGCCCGCTCGGCTCGTACGCTCTCACCGTCTCCTCTCCCGCCCGCGTCCACCTCTACGAAGCCCGCGACCTCACCTGCGGACCGCAAGAACTCACGCCCACCGAGCAGGACTTCAAGCTCACCTGGTGGCCCATGGCCGACGCCCTACACGCGGCAACACACGGTCGGTTCCTGCTCCCCGCCGGCCCTCTGGCCCTCTTCCTGGCGGACCGGGCCACGTGCTGTACTCCGCGACATCAGCCACTGGGCGACCGGGCAGGACCCAAGGGACGTGGAGGCGTTGGCAGCGACCTTGCGAGCGAACGCGGACGCGCTGGAGCGGCAGACCGGACAGGAGTCGCTGACTGCCTCGCGTGA
- a CDS encoding helix-turn-helix domain-containing protein: MTWAREKAGLTKRALARTVGISEQLLGEIESGWRSATPLNLARIADALNCPVVLLERKRWEAAPINGDGNATAEGAPEMDPRSPRADSDAQGRRFGPSPRGPEGSALGVG, from the coding sequence GTGACATGGGCCCGGGAGAAGGCGGGCCTGACGAAGCGGGCGCTGGCCCGGACGGTAGGTATCTCCGAGCAGCTCCTGGGGGAGATCGAGTCCGGGTGGCGCAGCGCCACACCGCTCAACCTGGCCAGGATCGCCGACGCGCTGAACTGCCCGGTCGTGCTGTTGGAACGCAAACGGTGGGAAGCAGCGCCCATCAACGGTGACGGGAATGCGACGGCGGAGGGTGCGCCTGAGATGGATCCGCGGTCGCCACGGGCTGACTCCGACGCGCAGGGGCGTCGCTTCGGGCCATCGCCGCGCGGGCCAGAAGGCTCGGCGCTGGGTGTTGGGTGA
- a CDS encoding DUF2637 domain-containing protein, with protein MPATEPPRPAPQTPPQHEPAPGRRGSWWDALALILLGLAGGALSYDSLRQMAVAVHIRPHLAYLFPLVIDGFIAYGVRALLVLRDAPWPARAYAWTLFGTATAASLWANALHAVRLNQPGVRTLLLGDHTVAVLSAIAPLALAGATHMHILIGRHSHTTAAGTPTMIPAALAVIPAARRTLPWRDEPAAGADAVAGTEPPTASESAGITGQGNAPVPADAESAGQKLRGTSGERSQAGRGGRRAEASIKQLADIIRRAHPDSGQVTRAMAHEAIEARGISAGNERIAEALKSLQPGDEARSHPSTE; from the coding sequence ATGCCTGCCACCGAACCTCCGCGCCCCGCCCCACAGACCCCGCCTCAGCACGAGCCCGCGCCGGGCCGTCGCGGGTCCTGGTGGGATGCGCTCGCGCTGATCCTGCTCGGCCTGGCCGGCGGGGCCCTGTCGTACGACTCCTTGCGGCAGATGGCCGTCGCCGTCCACATCCGCCCGCACCTGGCTTACCTCTTCCCGCTGGTCATCGACGGATTCATCGCCTACGGCGTCCGCGCCCTCCTCGTCCTGCGCGACGCGCCCTGGCCCGCACGTGCCTACGCCTGGACCCTCTTCGGCACCGCCACCGCCGCCAGCCTGTGGGCCAACGCCCTGCACGCCGTACGCCTCAACCAGCCCGGCGTCCGTACTCTCCTGCTCGGTGACCACACGGTCGCCGTCCTGTCGGCGATAGCTCCTCTGGCCCTGGCCGGAGCCACCCACATGCACATCCTCATCGGCCGCCACAGCCACACGACGGCCGCCGGAACTCCCACCATGATTCCGGCGGCCCTGGCCGTGATTCCGGCCGCACGGCGAACACTGCCTTGGAGGGACGAGCCCGCAGCCGGGGCTGACGCAGTAGCCGGAACCGAACCCCCAACAGCTTCGGAGTCTGCGGGCATCACCGGCCAGGGAAACGCACCGGTTCCGGCAGACGCTGAAAGCGCTGGCCAGAAGTTGAGGGGCACTTCCGGCGAGCGTTCGCAGGCGGGGCGCGGCGGACGCAGGGCCGAGGCATCGATCAAGCAGCTCGCCGACATCATCCGCCGTGCCCACCCGGATTCCGGCCAGGTCACCCGCGCCATGGCCCACGAGGCCATCGAAGCCCGGGGAATCAGCGCAGGCAACGAGCGCATAGCCGAAGCGCTCAAGTCCCTTCAACCGGGCGACGAAGCCCGATCCCACCCCAGTACCGAGTGA
- a CDS encoding DUF6368 family protein, producing MSGPVLVIELAEAPSRAAILRVREFLVRSSTGFEETRLGEYNVHIRAESLGVTDTWGEDGRRPILVSLMGPGIGDEAVFEAEHSDEVDQEPLIGFAPTHAVDIVAFCNSPVDHVVAALLTAAVMDLFGGIANVELREEQVPIVAGLPGIVATVTDPWLAAYGSADFLRAWVQQPGFRLLK from the coding sequence ATGAGCGGACCCGTGTTGGTGATCGAATTGGCTGAGGCCCCCTCGCGCGCGGCAATCCTGAGGGTCCGCGAGTTCCTGGTTCGCTCCTCGACGGGGTTTGAGGAGACGCGGCTCGGCGAGTACAACGTGCACATCCGCGCGGAGAGCCTCGGTGTCACGGACACATGGGGCGAAGACGGACGTCGCCCCATCCTGGTCTCCCTCATGGGGCCCGGCATCGGCGACGAGGCTGTCTTCGAGGCCGAGCATTCCGACGAGGTCGACCAGGAACCCCTTATCGGCTTCGCCCCGACCCACGCCGTCGATATCGTCGCGTTCTGCAACAGCCCCGTCGACCACGTCGTGGCGGCTCTGCTGACCGCCGCAGTCATGGACTTGTTCGGTGGCATCGCCAACGTCGAACTACGGGAGGAGCAGGTACCCATCGTGGCCGGCCTTCCGGGCATCGTCGCGACGGTGACCGATCCCTGGCTCGCTGCGTACGGCTCAGCCGATTTCCTCAGGGCTTGGGTACAGCAGCCTGGCTTCCGACTCCTGAAGTAG
- a CDS encoding DUF4259 domain-containing protein, translating to MGTWDIGPFDNDTAADFAGDLDEAALEEREPMICSVLKRAADVTDFLETPDAERAVAAAALVVAQHPDGQSACSNYGPSEPLPEFPADLRTLAVEALDRVVAESSEVAELWDDVVDGRKWRQDITRLRDVLDPPVPPQEEALFGI from the coding sequence GTGGGCACCTGGGACATAGGCCCCTTCGACAACGACACCGCCGCCGACTTCGCCGGCGACCTGGACGAGGCAGCGCTGGAAGAGCGGGAGCCCATGATCTGCAGCGTCCTCAAGCGCGCTGCCGATGTCACGGATTTCCTGGAGACCCCTGACGCCGAGCGAGCCGTTGCCGCAGCAGCCTTGGTCGTCGCGCAGCACCCTGACGGCCAGTCCGCGTGTTCGAACTACGGTCCGTCTGAGCCCCTGCCGGAGTTCCCGGCAGACCTCCGGACGCTCGCTGTCGAAGCCCTGGACCGGGTGGTGGCTGAGTCGTCGGAAGTCGCCGAGCTGTGGGACGACGTTGTGGATGGGCGGAAATGGCGCCAGGACATCACCCGCCTCCGTGATGTCCTCGACCCTCCGGTCCCGCCGCAAGAAGAGGCGCTCTTCGGGATCTGA
- a CDS encoding DUF2199 domain-containing protein — translation MSDALGFTCSHCGDHHTQLPVGYSTAAPDIWEPRFETDPDSMLSPDQCVIRGRHFFIRGLIKIPVIGGEDIFSSGVWVSLSKDNFARAREVWNAEGCEAEKPYFGWFSTELALCSESTTDLKTNAHTRPVGTRPFIELEPTDQPLAVEQRKGITHDRVREIATAVLRPA, via the coding sequence ATGTCTGACGCTCTCGGCTTCACGTGCTCGCACTGCGGCGACCACCACACACAGCTCCCCGTGGGCTACTCGACCGCGGCTCCCGACATCTGGGAGCCCCGCTTCGAGACTGACCCGGACAGCATGCTGTCGCCCGACCAGTGCGTGATCAGAGGCCGGCACTTCTTCATCAGGGGCCTGATCAAGATACCCGTCATCGGCGGCGAGGACATCTTCTCATCGGGCGTGTGGGTCTCCCTGAGCAAGGACAACTTCGCCCGCGCCCGCGAGGTGTGGAACGCGGAAGGCTGCGAGGCCGAGAAACCCTATTTCGGGTGGTTCAGCACCGAACTCGCGCTCTGCTCCGAGAGCACGACCGACCTGAAGACCAACGCCCACACCCGACCGGTCGGCACGCGCCCCTTCATCGAACTAGAGCCCACTGACCAACCACTCGCCGTCGAACAGCGCAAGGGGATCACGCATGACCGCGTGCGCGAGATCGCCACGGCTGTACTGCGTCCGGCGTGA